The following proteins come from a genomic window of Lycium ferocissimum isolate CSIRO_LF1 chromosome 4, AGI_CSIRO_Lferr_CH_V1, whole genome shotgun sequence:
- the LOC132053205 gene encoding histone H2A.6: protein MAGRGKTLGSGAAKKATSRSSKAGLQFPVGRIARFLKAGKYAERVGAGAPVYLAAVLEYLAAEVLELAGNAARDNKKTRIVPRHIQLAVRNDEELSKLLGDVTIANGGVMPNIHNLLLPKKAGGSSKPSADED, encoded by the exons ATGGCTGGTAGAGGAAAAACCCTAGGGTCAGGTGCTGCAAAAAAGGCTACATCTCGTAGTAGTAAAGCGGGTCTTCAATTTCCAGTTGGTCGTATTGCTCGTTTCCTTAAAGCCGGTAAATATGCTGAACGTGTTGGTGCTGGTGCTCCGGTGTACCTTGCTGCTGTTCTGGAGTACCTTGCTGCTGAG GTTCTTGAATTGGCTGGAAATGCAGCAAGGGACAACAAGAAGACTAGGATTGTGCCGAGGCATATTCAATTGGCAGTGAGGAACGATGAAGAACTGAGCAAACTGCTCGGAGATGTTACAATTGCTAATGGAGGTGTGATGCCCAACATTCACAACCTTTTGCTTCCAAAGAAAGCTGGTGGTTCCTCAAAGCCCTCTGCTGATGAAGATTAA